One window of the Shewanella khirikhana genome contains the following:
- a CDS encoding DUF962 domain-containing protein, giving the protein MKTAVEQLARYKSVHLNPTNIKTHFVGIPLIIWSAFVWLGLIRFELGSFGQASAAMVFTLIVLAYYLRLHLRLAVGMLIFILPVLYTSDKMAAVPHAGWIAAAVFVIGWVFQLIGHQYEKAKPAFIDDLTQLLIGPFFLMAELYFAMGLEKELDKEITPRAIAARRALEAARKGG; this is encoded by the coding sequence ATGAAGACCGCTGTCGAGCAGCTGGCGCGCTACAAGAGCGTGCATTTGAACCCGACCAACATCAAAACCCACTTTGTTGGCATTCCGCTTATCATCTGGTCGGCCTTTGTCTGGCTTGGGCTGATCCGGTTTGAGCTTGGCAGCTTTGGCCAGGCCAGTGCCGCCATGGTGTTTACCCTGATAGTGCTCGCTTACTACCTTAGGCTGCATCTGCGCCTCGCAGTCGGCATGCTGATTTTTATCCTGCCGGTGCTTTATACCTCAGATAAGATGGCGGCTGTACCTCACGCAGGCTGGATTGCCGCGGCGGTGTTTGTGATTGGCTGGGTGTTTCAGCTAATTGGCCATCAATACGAGAAAGCCAAGCCGGCCTTTATTGATGATTTAACCCAGCTGCTGATAGGCCCTTTCTTTTTGATGGCCGAGCTTTACTTTGCCATGGGGCTTGAAAAAGAGCTTGATAAGGAAATCACTCCCAGGGCGATTGCTGCACGCAGGGCGTTGGAAGCGGCCAGAAAAGGCGGCTGA